The Chryseolinea soli nucleotide sequence CAGGGCCGTATTTTATTTTATTTCGAACTGCGCTACCAATTGGGCCTTCAGTTTTATTTTCCGGAAGGCCGTGGCATCCTGCCCCGCATCATCATTTACGGCGATTTCTCCTGCGGCTTTGTACATCACATTGGAATACACAGGCATAGGCTGAACCGGGTCGTTGTCCCAGTCGCGAACCATGAGGGGCTTGCCGGCTTCGGCGCCGATGGATTTGAGCAAGGTCTGGGCTTTGGCCTGGGCGGCTTGGAGCGCCTTGATCTTTAAATCGAGTTTGAATTTTTCCAGGTCGCTGTGGCTGACGCGGGTCAGGTCAAGTCGCTCTACTTTGACAGGCTCCAGCTTCTCCAGAAATTTTTCGAGCTCGGCGGCGCTGGTCAGTTTCAGTTCGTAGGATTTTTCACGGAACGCGTCCTTGTCCTTGCGGCCAAACTTGCCCAGTTGAGATCCGGCATCGGCCAGGGTGAGGTTCTTGCGGTCAACGCCGGCGGCCTTCAGGGCTTGGATAAAATCCTGGTCGAGTTTCTCCAGTGAAACTTTGTTTCGGTTTTCTTCGAATTCCCGGAGTCTTATGAAAAGAAAGATCTCGTTTGGTTCAATTTCCATTTGGGCCGAGCCGGGCACTTCGATAAAATGTTCACCCTTAAAAACATCCTGGGCAAAGGTGGTAACGGCGGTGAAAAAAAGGATTAAAAAGATTGTCGATCGCATAGCTATATATTTTTTTGTGATTAGACACAAAAGCCTTGCCCAAAGTGGTAAGCTGCCGGAAAAATTAAGGGCGCAAGTGGATAAGGTGTTGAAGGACAGGTCAAAAAAATGTGTTCGGCGTTTCAAATCTTTTAATTTTGAGGGGTTTGTTGCCCGAACGTTTTTACGAGAGACCATGAGAACAATTTTATCGTCAATTATTCTAATTCTTCAATCCCAATTTTTATACGCGCAATATCAAGTCGGCGAACCCGGGAGTTTCGATGAATTCACGGATGTGTTTTCCGGACCAGTTCCCAAATGGCGCCCACAAGGCGACGGGTATGCATTCTTATCAAGCGCCGGCATCGTCATAAAAATTGGTGACTCTACGCAAATTGTCCGAAAGGGACGAAACAATTTTGAATGGTCACATAGCGGAGAGAGCATTGTCTATTCCGCTAAGGACAGTATGGGTACTGTTAAAGTATACCGATACTTTTTAAAAACCGGCGTTAGTGAGCTACTGTCCTTTGAGTCGGATTGGCCTGATTTTTACCCGACTATTTCGCCAAATGATAGTGTAATTACTTACCACAGCGCAAAAGACAGTCCCTTCAAAATCTACTACTGGAAGGGCGGTGTCACCCGCAAAATTGTTGTGCCCAATCCAACAGACTCATACCTTCATCCGCAATGGTCCCCAAAGGGGAACTATCTTTCCTATTTCAAAGAAAACCCAGAGAACGTTTTTTTAGAGGTAATGGAATTTGAATCAAAACGGGTGGTCCTTTCGATTGACGCCAACAAGTTTGATTTCTACGACTGGTCTCCCGATGAAAAGGAAATTCTGGTACGAGAGCACACTAAAACCATCGACAATCGAAATTTCTATGATGGCACACTTGCCAAAATTAACATTGAAACAACGCAAAAGACGACCTTGACGAAAAAGTACACCAACATCTTTAGCGCAAGTTGGTCGAAGGAAACAGATAAGATTATTTTCTCGGCAAATGGAAATGTCTATGTTATTGATTCGAATGGACAAAACCAATACAAAATATCCTCCCATGGCTACTTTCCGGACATCCATCCAAACGGACAAAAAATAATTTTCGTAGGAAAAGGGACAGGCATTCCACTTTACGAAATTGATCTTGATGGAAAGAATTTGAAATTATTGGAGCCGAAGACCTTTGAGGAGGCGCCAAAAGGTTCGAAGATTGTAAGACCAGAATGACAAAAAATGAACCCCGATATGCCATGTGCTATTTATCGATTCACGATATCATTTGGGGATATGTTTGCCGGAAAGATTGTCCTCATGCGGCCAGTTATGGCCGGATGTGGATGGTGATCCGGGTATTCAAATCTTCAGCTTAAGGGTAATTCGTCAAGTAATCCCTGCAGATGGTCAGACTTCCCGCACTCCGACCTGTTTTGGTCGTTCCTTTAAGAAGAATTCGTAACAAAAATCTTAAACAACATGAAAAAGAACATTCTCTTTCCGTGGGTGGACGCCCTGTTGGGTGTCGTCCTATGCTTTGTCTTATTTGGTTTTTCTGCTACGTCGGGAGCACACAATGTCCAGGTTTATCTGGATAGCAAGTTGGTGATTGATCAGTATATCAATCAGAAAGTGGATGCCGCGAAAATAAACCTCGATCTGGCCGAAAATCCCAGCCAGCTCATCGTGAAATACAGCGAATGCGGAAGAACGGTGACCGGTCGAAAAATCACGCTAAAAGACAACGACAACAAGGTGCTGAAGGTGTGGGAATTCGCGGGATCATCAACCGGCGCCCAGGAACCCATGGCGTGCACCGTAAAGGATATTCTGGCCTTAAAACCAAAGAAGAGCAACACCCTGAAACTGTTCTATTCATCGGACGATTTTCCGCAAGGACAGCAATTCGCTTATTTGGTTCTCAGCGGCACAGCGACTACGGCATCAAGATAGTGTGATCGCATTCATTTCATCAGCCCCGAAGATGCCGGGGCTGATGTTTTTTTGCAACTCTATCGCTTGAAAAGGTGATCACCGATGATGCGCTGAACGACCTGTTCACGCAAGGTCCGGCCAATGGGCACCCGGGCATTTTCCAGGATAATTTCATCGCCTTCAATTGCCTTAACGTGTGGCAAGGAGATCAAAAAAGATTTGTGAACTCTTAAAAATTGGTCTTTCGGCATTTGCTCTTCCAGGCTTGCCAAGGTGATATACGTAATTAACTTTCGCTCGCCCGTGTGAATAATGACATAGTTCTGCATGCCTTCAACATAGGATATGTCACGAAAAAAAACCTTTTCAAATTTGCGGTCACAACGAACAAAATAGTAGTCAACTCCTGGCGCACTATTTTGTTCTGCGCGTGCCTTTAATTGAAAATACTCCATGGCTTTTTGAGAAGCTCTCAGGAACCGTTCAAATGTAATCGGCTTAACCAAGTAGTCGATGACATCCAGCGAATAACCTTCAACGGCATGGTCCGAATAGGCCGTCGTGAAAATCGTGATGGGAGGATTTCTGAGTGTCTTCAGAAAATCTATGCCGGTAATTTTCGGCATGTGAATATCCAAATAGATCAGATCTATCTTTTGTTCGTTTATGTAGGGCGCCGCTTTCAAAGCATCTTCACACGAGGCCACGCAACGCAGAAAATCGATCGCCTGAACATGCTCTTCGAGACCTTTTCGGGCAACGGGTTCATCGTCGATAATGAGACAGTTCAGTTTCATGAATTGTTGTTTAAAATTGTCTTGCCAAAGGCATCAACCAATGCGCAGCGAAAGGGTTACTTCGTAGCTATCCGCCCGGTTGTCGATGACCAGGCTATGGCGATCCTTGTACAATAAGTCCAGTCGCCGTTGCACGTTTTTTAATCCAATCCCTGCAGGATGATTCGCCAGCGTTTTATTTTCCTTTGTGTTGAAAATCGAAAGTTTAATCTGGTTATCAAGCTTATCGATCCGGATCCGAATTTCGTTTTTGTTTGGCGTATGCGACACATGCTTAAATGCATTCTCCAGAAAAGGAATGAACAATAGCGGCGAAACAGTGAAGCCCTTCACATCTTCGCCAACCCGAAACTCAATGGCATAGTTTTCATTTTTCCGCATCCGCTGCAAGTCGACATAGTTCTTTAAATAGAGGATCTCCTTCTCGATGGCTATTTCCTTTCCATTGCATTCGTACAACTGATAGCGCAGCATATCTGAAAACGCGGATAGCGTTTCACGGGCGGAAGTATTTTGCTTGTCGATTTGAAAATAAATGGTGTTGATGGAATTGAAGACAAAATGCGGGTTGATTTGAGCCTTCAGGTATTCCAATTCGGACGTCAATTTTTCCACTTCCATTTTCCGGATGAGCTCGCGTTGAAAGTACCATTCTTTGCTCAACTGCAGGGCGACATGGAACGCCAGGTAGAACAGGGCAATCGAGAAATTGTAGTACGTATCATATAAAATGGACCGCTTGCCAATATCGCCCAGGACATAACCCTGTAAATAGACATCGTGTATATTTTTCAACAACACGTATCCTGCCATCGCCACGCCCAGCAGAAAAACATAGGTTGCAATCTTTTTTTTGTTGGGCATATTTTGGGATGAGCACCAGCCAGTTAAAATAGATCAATAGTGCCAGTAGTCCATTGCGGATAATGATCTCCAGCAGAAACTGATCAAAACCTGCCTCCGCGATCAGGTAGTCCCGGGTGTACATATGAAACCCAATGGTGATCACCCAAAAGATCCCATGATCAAGCTTATATTTCCAGAAGCGATTCACGTACTTAAATTAGGAATTTAGACAGACTTAACCCTGTGCCGATCCCGGTAATTTTGTCTGGCAAAGCAATAAGATTGGTGCCCTCACGGACACAACCGTCTTGACTTGCGACCGTAGTTTATGTCGTTAAGTTTCTGTGAAAAAAAATTAATACGCCGTTACACCAATGGTGTTGTGCGGCAGCTTTGAATTTGCTCACTTGCGTGATGAAAAAGATCTTCCTGCTGATCGCCTGCGTATTTTTTGGTGCCGAGGCGTACACACAAACGTATCGACTGATCGCACACCGCGGCGGCGTGGTCGACAGTACGCGTGCAGAAAACAGCTTACCGGCGCTCAAGACCGCCATCAAGCAAGGTTACTGGATGGCCGAGATGGATCTGCGGCTGACCAAAGATGGCGTGTTCATCCTGCATCACGACCGAACGTTCAAGGATCACTTCGGCGTCGACAAACCGGCGACGGCGTTGACCTGGGATGAGATCAGCAAGTTGAGGGACACCCGGAGCGGTAGTCGTTTGATCACGTTTGAAGATGCTCTTCGCACGTGCCGCGGCAAGATGCAAGTGATGATCGACAACAAGATCGCAGGAAATGATACCGTCATGTTCAGCCAGGTGATCCGCCTTCTCAAAAAATACAACTTGCTGGAACAGGCCTTGATGATCGGCACAGATGAGTCCACCCCATATTTCACCGGCAAAATAAAGCTCAGCTGCACCCGGCAGCAACTTGAAGACAACCAGAAAAAACCCGGTTTCAAACCCAGTCATTATTATCTTTTCAGCGACGCCGAGGGCATGACCGCCGAAGATGTAGCATGGGCCGATCGAAAAGGCATCATGGTCGTGGCCGCCATCAATCGCTTTCATTATCGCGATGCAAAAAATCCCGATGAAGCCATTGCCGCCGATGTTGAGACGTTGAAATCGTGGGGCGTTAAATACTTTCAGATCGACTCTGAATTTGCGCGATACTTTCACAAGTAAAACATCCGTGCCAAACGCTTCCGCTTTAATTCTTTCGATTGCATTGATTTTCGCAGAACACCTCACGCTGACGGGCCTAGGGTGTTTGCTTAATCAAGTGTCAGACCTGATGTAGGGTGGTCGCACGAAGCGATGCATTGGTCGAGTTTTAGTCAAGCTGGGTCGATTGCCCTCTCCGCACAATTATTTTGTCCTTACTATAGCACTTATGAAATATAAGAACAGCTTAGCAACGGGCCGAAGTTTTTTACTGGCGGCAACTGTGTTCGCATCCTTTCACTATGCCACGGCACAAAAAGCGGATCTATTGGTCGTCAACAAGATCAAAACCAACGGCAACCTGGAGGGCAACATCGCTTTTGTAAATCTGGCTACGGGCAAGGTGATAAAAACGGTGCCGGTGGGCAAAGAGCCGCACGAAGTGGTGGTATCGGATGATAAAAAATACGCCGCGGTGAGCAACACCGGAAGTTATCAGGAGGCTGGCAACACATTGTCTATTATCGATATTGCTGCACAAAAAGAAATTCACCGCGTCGATCTCGGTCCGCTGTGGAATCCACACGGACTGTGGACCATGAACGGCTTGTTTTATTTCACCGCCGAAAGTTCGCGCGCGATTGGCGCCTACGATCCCACGATCAACAAGATCGTGTGGCTTAACGGCACCGGTCAAGACGGCACGCATACGCTGGCCGCTACGCAGGATGGTAAATATCTCGCCGCTACCAACCGTGGTTCGGGCACGATTTCCATCTTCTATCTACACAAGGAAAAATGGGGAAGCGATAAGAACAATCCGTCCAACGAAGAAGAGAAACCAGATCCCTTAGCTCCCGGTGTATGGCAGGAAACCATTGTACCGGTGGGTCGCAATCCCGAAGGCATTGTCATCAGCCCGGATGAAAAGCAAGTTTATGTTGGATTGAAAAATGGGGAAGGTGTTGCCGTGGTCGACCTGGCCACCAAAACAAAAGTAGACAACTTCAAGGCCGGCGATGCCAAACAGCTTTCGCGTCTCAAATTTTCAAAGGATGGCAAATACCTGCTGGGTACCGACAACTGGCCGGGCGGCGATCTAGTCATCATTGACGTAACGACCAAACAAGTGGTGAAGAAAATTTCTTTGGGCCAGGGCGCCGAAGCCATATTTATCGAGCCCGATGGAAGACACGTGCTGGTGAGCGTTACCGGGAAGGACAATGTTGCCGAGATCGATCTGCAAACCTTTCAAGTGACCCGCACCATCCAAACCGGCCAGGGGCCCGATGGCATGGCGTGGTTGGGTAATTAACATCACGGCAGGTAGACTACCTTTTCTGTTCTACCGCTCCGGAATTTTTTTATCAGCACTTTACCAGGCTGCGGTTCCGTTTCGCGCCCCATCACATCAATCCATCGGAAAGTGTCGGAGGATGTATTAGGGGATTCAGGAATGCCAAGGATTACTTTCGTTTCTTTGAGGATACAGAAACTCCGGTTTATATCGATCTTTAATCCTTTCTCGTAGATATCGCCTTCGCCTCCACCGAACCATTTTTTCCATGCCCAGGCATCGAAAGTCCAGAAGTCGTTGTAGGGTTTGTTGTCGTGGTCGGTAGAGGTCCAATACCAGCCTTGCGCGAAAAGTCCACTGGCGTTGAACACCTGGTAGATGATCTTACTTTCGTCGCCCGCGGGCAGATACCATTCGTCTTTGCCGTTCAGGTGCAGCGTGTCGCAGCGGTATGCTGGGTAGTTACCCGCGCCGAGTGCAGCCACGATCGCTTTTGTATTCTGGTAGCCGTCAGTTTGGGAATAAGCTCCGGTGTTGGTACCGATATGCTGGTTACCCGTGTACTCGGCTCCTCCCCAGGTGGTTTCGTTGGTTTCGGTGTCGATATAATAGACAACGGTATCGGTGTCTATCTGACGAACGCGCTGGGCATGAACAGTGTAGCACAGCAGTATCGCGAAGATGAAAAAGAGGGTTCTCATGGTGGGGGCTACTGGGTCAGGTTATTCCCACTACCAACTTATCGATTAGACGCGACTTTTGCAATCAGCCGACGGGTTGTGCCGATGTTCGGCTCGCTTAGAGATCGGCAGATCATCTACTGCAGCTGGATGGTAAACCAACGAACGTGGACAAAGGCGTCCCACTTGTATTTGTTTTTGATCATGCTCTGCTTCGGTAAAAATAAATGTACTTCTGTCGCTTTGTTTGACCCAATGTACTTTCCCAACAGTCGCTCGCGAACTACAACTTCATTAAAAATTGAACGGTCTTGAATGATCGGTTCGTTTAATTTAATCACGAAATTATCCGACTTGTTCCCGATTCTCACTTTGCGCTGAATGGTCCCTGTCCATTGCAATTCATTTTTTGTTTTGTCGTTTTTGATAGCATAGGTCAAAAGCACTTTCCTTCCCATCGCGATGTTGTTCAATACTCTTTTTTCGACTATCGAGTAGGCTGTAAAACCTAGTCCAGCAGCAAAAATTATTAATAATAGATCCATAGTCGCTACGCTGTCGAAGGTTATTGCCTGTCATACAATATATCAAAATCAAAAAATATATGAACGACCAAAATTGGGTAATTCGAAGTTTCCGCTCTAATCGCACCACCCGAAGGCAAACCCGGCAATAAAGGACCATCACAAGCCGGATTCAGGCCATCCAAAACCATCAAATTCGGGCAAGCGGCAGGATTTTGGATCGAAAACTACTTCCGGTCACCCGGCAGGAAACAACCCATTGTTTGAATTTTACAAGTATTGGATTGATGAAAACAAGGCCCGGAAACGCGTGGCCGCTACCTTTGTTCCATCAAAAGACAAAAAATCAACGCTTATGGAACTTCCGAACAAATATCTTGGCATGTGGGTGACCGGTGACGGCCATATCCGGCAGGAACTTTTGCCTACCGGTAGATACGACGAAGCCCGCGGTCCCAAGAAAAGCGCGTACACGGGACGCTATGAGATCACCGGTGACTATATTTACTACTGGGATGATACGGGCTTTACCGCCGATGGCACTTTCAAAGACATCAACACGTTGCATCATGGTGGGTATATATTCTATCGTGAAAGACAAAGCCCAAACTGAAATTCAAAACCGTACTTCGATCGCGTATGGAAAAGACTGAGACACTCGAAGATTTCTATAAACACAAATTCAACTGGATGCCCGAAAACCTGAGAAAGGACATCGGACATTTCAATGTATTCCGCATGGAAGATTGCGTGGGTCCTAACAAAGAACCCGTGCGTTACAGCCGACGCGATTTCCATAAGGTGGCGCTGATCCGGGGCAAACATGTCTATCATTACGCAGAGAAAAGCCTGGAGGTCTCGGGCACATCGCTGATCTTTTTCAATCCGCATGTTCCGTATACCTTCGAGCAACTGTCCGGTGACCCGACGGGTTACTTTGTCATCTTCAAAGATGGTTTTTTTACCGAACGTCTCCGCGGTGGACTTGGAGAGTTACCCATGTTTCAGCCTGGCAGTAAACCGAGTTATCTCTTAAATAAAGCCCAGGACAAACATGTAAGCCATGTGTTCGAGAAAATGCTGGAAGAAATCAATTCGGACTATGTTTATAAATATGACCTGTTGCATAATTATGTGATGGAGATCATCCACTATGCCTTAAAGATCCAGCCGACGGAGACGTTGTATCAACACACGAATGCCAACGCGCGCATCACGGCAGTTTTTAGTGAACTTCTGGAAAGACAATTCCCCATCGAGTCGCCCACGCAGCGCTTCACCCTTCGTTCGGCGCGGGATTTCGCCGAGCAGCTTGCCGTTCACGTCAATCACCTGAATCGCGCCATACGGCTAACCACCGGCAAAACCACCAGCGACCATATTTCTGAACGGCTGGCCAGTGAAGCTAAAGTGCTACTCAAACACACTCACTGGAACATCGCAGAAATTAGCTACTGCCTGGGCTTTGAGGATCCCGCTCATTTCAACCACTTCTTCAAGAAGCATGCGCAGGTCACTCCGTCTGCCTACAGAATGTAATACGGAAAAGTCAAACATCTCAGCATGCTCACGCTCCGTAGGAAAAAAGGTCGATACGCCATAGATCACATGCCCGGAAAATATGGACAACGGATGGCATACTCCTTTTCTCACGACTTCCTTCCTGAAAGGGTCCTGCTTCATATGCTTTCTTTAGATGTATTCAGGGAAACGGAAGACACTATTTATCTGCTAACCGAAAAGCAGGATAAAGCCATTCTCAACGTTCTGAAAAAACTTCAAGGTGAGCGAAACTCCGGTTACATTTTCTCCGAGCATCTTCAGAAAACGTATCTTATCGAACTCATCCACCTGATCACAAAGATTCATCATAGTGCTCTTCCTTCGCGCTCATCCGTCTAAAGAAGATCACATCACATCCTGTCCCTCTCTTTCATACCCGATATCATTTTTAATTCGCATTATGAAAAAGCCCTACTCAAAAACGGACTTACCGGTTTGGCAAATTCGCAAATACCTGGAGCCCGGCCCTATCGTACTCGTCAGTTCAAGCTGGAAGGGAAAAACCAACATCATGACCATGGGGTGGCATACGGTCATGGAGTTTTCTCCCTCCTTGATCGGGTGCTTTATCACCTCCGGAAATCATTCGTACAAAATGATTGAAAAAAGCGGCGAGTGTGTGATCAACATTCCTACCGTGGATATGATCGACACCATCATCGGTATTGGGAATACTACAGGCCAGCAAATCGATAAATTCAAAAAGTTCAAACTTACGCCAGAAGAATCCCAGACCGTTCATGCGCCGGGCATCAAAGAGTGCTATGCAAATTTTGAATGCCGTGTTGTCGACAAGCATTTATTGCCCAAATACAACTTCTTTATTTTGGAAGTATTGAAAGCGCAGGCGCCGTTGCGTCCCCGCTATCCGAAGACGGTTCATTATCGCGGCGAGGGTGTCTTTATGGTTTCCGGCAGGCACATCGCCTTTCCAGAAAAATTCCTGCCTCAGAATTTATGAGTTTGCCTTGCGAAAAAGAAACTCCTGAAGGCGTTGTTTGAATTTAGCAAGTATTGGTTTGAGGGCAACAAGTTCCCAAGCGCTGCCGGTATATACCTTTGATGCATCAAAAAAATCAATCACAAACAATTTCAAGTATGAAAAAGAAAACATGGTTTGTAACGGGCGCATCAAAAGGTTTAGGTCTCTCGCTTGTTAAAACACTCCTGGCGGAAGATTACCCCGTGGCCGCTACCTCAAGAGCACTCGGTGAACTGCAAACCGCCGTAGGCGCAACGTCCGCGAATTTCTTACCCCTTTCCGTTAATCTCACGGATGAAAAAAGCGTGGCCACGGCCATCGATGAAACCATTAAACGCTTCGGCTCCATCGACGTGGTGGTGAACAACGCGGGCTACGGTCTGGCTGGAGCATTGGAGGAATTGAGTGACGCCGAGGCTCGTGCCAATTTCGACATCAACGTATTCGGTTCCTTGAATGTCATCCGCCAGGTGCTCCCTCATCTTCGTAAGCAGATGTCCGGTCACATTTTTAACATTGCCTCTATCGGAGGCTTCACCGGTGGATTTCCGGGTTTTGGCATCTACTGCGCCACCAAATTTGCCGTGCACGGCTTTTCGGAATCTTTGGCGGAGGAAGTGAAGGCGTTTGGCATCCGCGTAACGGTTGTATCGCCCGGCTATTTCCGCACAAATTTTCTGGATGCTGCTTCGCTGAATGTTCCCAGTCACCCCATTGAAGACTATAAGTCGGTGAGGGAAGTGCAGTCGGTTCACCAAAACAACTACAATGGCAATCAGCCGGGAGATCCGGACAAGGCAAGTGCCGCCCTTATTCAGGTAGCGGAAGGTAAGGATGCATTGCTTCACTTGTTCCTTGGGCCCGATGCTTATGCGTTGGCCGAACAGAAAATGCGCGCCGTACAAAATGATATGGATGCCATCCGGGAAACGGCAACAGCAACTAATATCTAATGGGATGAAACAGGCCACCCGTACGATGGATCTTGTGCGGGTGGCTTTCAACGCGCCACCAACCGGATGAACGCAGGCCGTTTATCGATGCAGTCGACGACTCTTGTGCCGGGAATCCAAAGACCCGTGATCTGGAATGGATGACGTCTGTCGAGTCTGTTGTTTGTGAATAGGCATGGATGATGTTTAACAGAAGCGCGAATAGCAACAGGAGGGTTGCTTTCATTATTCACTGAGGTTTTTATTTCAGGCCTGCTGATGGCCTTCTTTAGTACTTACATTACTTCTTTCTGTTCGCATTCCGTTATTCTGTTGGAAATAAGCGCTTTGTCAGCCGTTGATTTGGCCAGGGCCAGGGCATTTTGAAAATGCGAAATGGCTTTTGTGTTATCAACATCGGTATAAAGCTCTCCCAAAAGCGAATGATATAAATGATTGTCGGTGAGGTTTATCTTTTCCGCTTCTATGATCGCCTCCTTTTTTCCATGTACTTTGGCCAGTGCGTACGTCCGGTTTAACGCTGCAATGGGTGAATATTCGATCAGCAGCAGTTGGTTGTAGAATTGCAGGATACATTCCCATTTTTCGTGGGTGTCGGCTTTCAGGGTGTGCCAGTAGGCGATGCCCGCTTCCAAATGATACTTTGAAACCTTTGTGCCGTGCGAGCCCCGGTTTAAAAAGTATTCTCCCTTGGCAATCAGTTCCTGGTTCCACAAGTCGGTGTCCTGATCTTGATATAAAACGATCTCTCCCCGCGCATTGCGTCTGGAATCAAACCTTGACGATTGAAAACACATGAGCGAAAGTAAAGCATTCGCATCCGGTTTATTCGTTTGTTCATTTTCAACCAACAGATAGGTCAATCGCATCGCTTCAAAGCAAAGATCCTTGCGCAAGGTAACGTCGTGGTTTGAAGAATAGTATCCTTCGTTAAAAAGTAAATACAACGTCATGAGCACAGCCGAGAGCCGGTGGTCTATGTCAACCAACGTTGGCTGTTCGATTTCAATTTTTTCTTCCCGGAGTTTCTCTTTGGCCCGTTGCAGGCGTTTGTAAATAACATGTTTGTTTGTCAGAAAGGCGCTGGCAATTTCATCTACTCCAAATCCGCAAAGCAGATTGAGTGCCAATCCAATTTGCGCTTCCGCCGGATTACAGGGATGGCAAACGACAAATATCATGGCCAGTTGGCTGTCGTTAATATTTTTGAGGGACAGATCAACCTCTATTTCTTCCGAAGTCTCGGCATTGTATTTTATCCCCTTTGAAATGGTTTGAGCAAAAAGGGTATCGCGCTTCAAATAGTCTTTGGTTTTATTTTTTGCAACGGTATAGAGCCACGCCGTTGGGTTTTCGGGCAGACCTTTTAAACCCCACAACTCTGATGCGATCAGAAACGTGTCGCTGACGATGTCTTCTGCAATTTCAATATGCTCAATACCAAATAGTCTGCAGAGTACAGAAACTATTTTTCTGTATTCCGTTCTGAATAAATGGGGTATGAGTTCTGCCTGGTCCATAAAAAAGAAATGCCTTTGTAAAAAGTACAAAGGCATTCAGGATTTTCCAAATGACGTTTAGAGTACGCTGATCTCCCGGATCTCAACATTTCCTCCAATTCTCAAAATAGGGCACCCTTTTGCCAGCTCGGTAGCTTCCTGGATCGAGTCTGCTTTTACGAGGCTATAGCCTACAATAGACTCTTTAATTTCTGTGTAAGGTCCATCGGCGATGACGTTGTTGGCTTTTAAAACCTGGCCCGCGGGAACCAACCGGTTTCCCCGGTCGACTAATTTGTTTTGCGCTGCAATACCCCCGATCCAATCCATCCACCGTTTCGTGGAAGCTTGCATTTCTTCGGGGGAGGCCTTCGGCATGGTGCTGTAGTCGGTTCTGAATACTAATAGGAAATCTTTCATTTGTTCGAAATTTTATGGTTAAAGATGAAGTCTACATTT carries:
- a CDS encoding RNA polymerase sigma factor; this encodes MDQAELIPHLFRTEYRKIVSVLCRLFGIEHIEIAEDIVSDTFLIASELWGLKGLPENPTAWLYTVAKNKTKDYLKRDTLFAQTISKGIKYNAETSEEIEVDLSLKNINDSQLAMIFVVCHPCNPAEAQIGLALNLLCGFGVDEIASAFLTNKHVIYKRLQRAKEKLREEKIEIEQPTLVDIDHRLSAVLMTLYLLFNEGYYSSNHDVTLRKDLCFEAMRLTYLLVENEQTNKPDANALLSLMCFQSSRFDSRRNARGEIVLYQDQDTDLWNQELIAKGEYFLNRGSHGTKVSKYHLEAGIAYWHTLKADTHEKWECILQFYNQLLLIEYSPIAALNRTYALAKVHGKKEAIIEAEKINLTDNHLYHSLLGELYTDVDNTKAISHFQNALALAKSTADKALISNRITECEQKEVM
- a CDS encoding helix-turn-helix domain-containing protein encodes the protein MEKTETLEDFYKHKFNWMPENLRKDIGHFNVFRMEDCVGPNKEPVRYSRRDFHKVALIRGKHVYHYAEKSLEVSGTSLIFFNPHVPYTFEQLSGDPTGYFVIFKDGFFTERLRGGLGELPMFQPGSKPSYLLNKAQDKHVSHVFEKMLEEINSDYVYKYDLLHNYVMEIIHYALKIQPTETLYQHTNANARITAVFSELLERQFPIESPTQRFTLRSARDFAEQLAVHVNHLNRAIRLTTGKTTSDHISERLASEAKVLLKHTHWNIAEISYCLGFEDPAHFNHFFKKHAQVTPSAYRM
- a CDS encoding flavin reductase family protein, whose product is MKKPYSKTDLPVWQIRKYLEPGPIVLVSSSWKGKTNIMTMGWHTVMEFSPSLIGCFITSGNHSYKMIEKSGECVINIPTVDMIDTIIGIGNTTGQQIDKFKKFKLTPEESQTVHAPGIKECYANFECRVVDKHLLPKYNFFILEVLKAQAPLRPRYPKTVHYRGEGVFMVSGRHIAFPEKFLPQNL
- a CDS encoding YciI family protein; translation: MKDFLLVFRTDYSTMPKASPEEMQASTKRWMDWIGGIAAQNKLVDRGNRLVPAGQVLKANNVIADGPYTEIKESIVGYSLVKADSIQEATELAKGCPILRIGGNVEIREISVL
- a CDS encoding SDR family oxidoreductase; this translates as MKKKTWFVTGASKGLGLSLVKTLLAEDYPVAATSRALGELQTAVGATSANFLPLSVNLTDEKSVATAIDETIKRFGSIDVVVNNAGYGLAGALEELSDAEARANFDINVFGSLNVIRQVLPHLRKQMSGHIFNIASIGGFTGGFPGFGIYCATKFAVHGFSESLAEEVKAFGIRVTVVSPGYFRTNFLDAASLNVPSHPIEDYKSVREVQSVHQNNYNGNQPGDPDKASAALIQVAEGKDALLHLFLGPDAYALAEQKMRAVQNDMDAIRETATATNI